The following are from one region of the Hemitrygon akajei unplaced genomic scaffold, sHemAka1.3 Scf000100, whole genome shotgun sequence genome:
- the LOC140723076 gene encoding uncharacterized protein has protein sequence MAHQWFHTGERPFTCSEWGKGFTDSSTLQSHQRVHTGEKPFTCSECGKGFTQSSSLRRHQRVHTGEKPFTCSECGKRFTQSSHLRRHQRVHTGEKSFTGSECGKKFTESSTLLVHQRVHTGEKPFTCSECGKGFTQSSSLRRHQRVHTGEKSFTGSECGKKFTESSTLLVHQRVHTGEKPFTCSECGKGFTQSSSLRRHQRVHTGEKPFTCSECGKGFTQSSHLHIHQRVHTGEKPFTCSECGKRFTHSSNLHSHQRVHTGEKPFTCSECGKGFTESSTLLVHQRVHTGEKPFTCSECGKGFTQSSHLHIHQRVHTGERPFTCSECGKGFSQSSHLLEHQSVHTGEKPFTCSECGKGFTESSTLLVHQRVHTGEKPFTCSECGRRFTHSSNLHSHQRVHTGEKPFTCSECGKRFTRSSHLLAHQSVHTGERLFTCSDCGKGFTQSSNLQKHQRVHTGERLFTCSDCGKGFTQSSNLQKHQRVHTGERLFTCSDCGKGFTQSSNLQKHQRVHTRERPFTCSECGKGFTQSSQLLEHKSVHIGEWPLL, from the coding sequence atggcacaccagtggtttcacactggggagaggccgttcacctgctcagaatgggggaaaggattcactgactcttccaccttacagagtcatcagcgagttcacactggggagaagccgttcacctgctcagaatgtgggaagggattcactcagtcatccagcctacggagacatcagcgagttcacactggggagaagccgttcacctgctcagaatgtgggaagagattcactcagtcatcccacctacggagacatcagcgagttcacactggtgagaagtCGTTCAccggctcagaatgtgggaagaaattcactgagtcatccaccttactggtacatcagcgagttcacactggggagaagccattcacctgctcagaatgtgggaagggattcactcagtcatccagcctacggagacatcagcgagttcacactggggagaagtcgttcaccggctcagaatgtgggaagaaattcactgagtcatccaccttactggtacatcagcgagttcacactggggagaagccattcacctgctcagaatgtgggaagggattcactcagtcatccagcctacggagacatcagcgagttcacactggggagaagccgttcacctgctcagaatgtgggaaaggattcactcagtcatcccacctgcatattcatcagcgagttcacactggggagaagccattcacctgctcagaatgtgggaagagattcactcattcatccaatctacatagtcatcagcgagttcacactggagagaagccgttcacctgctcagaatgtgggaaaggattcactgagtcatccaccttactggtacaccagcgagttcacactggggagaagccgttcacctgctcagaatgtgggaaaggattcactcagtcatcccacctgcatattcatcagcgagttcacactggggagaggccattcacctgctcagagtgtgggaagggattcagtcagtcatcccacctactggaacaccagtcagttcacactggggagaagccgttcacctgctcagaatgtgggaaaggattcactgagtcatccaccttactggtacaccagcgagttcacactggggagaagccattcacctgctcagaatgtgggaggagattcactcattcatccaatctacatagtcatcagcgagttcacactggggagaagccgttcacctgctcagaatgtgggaagagattcactcggtcatcccacctactggcacaccagtcagttcacactggggagaggctgttcacctgctcagactgtggaaagggattcactcagtcatccaacctacagaaacatcagcgagttcacactggggagaggctgttcacctgctcagactgtggaaagggattcactcagtcatccaacctacagaaacatcagcgagttcacactggggagaggctgttcacctgctcagactgtggaaagggattcactcagtcatccaacctacagaaacatcagcgagttcacactagagagaggccgttcacctgctcagaatgtggcaaaggattcactcagtcatcccaactactggaacacaagtcagttcatattggggagtggccattgttatga